AGTACGACGTCCCCGGCGCCCAGCGTCACCGGCTCACCACCCGTGTCGGGCACCAGCCAGCAGCCGCCCGCCAGCACGACATGGAACCCGGCACCCTCGTACGGCGCGAGCCGCGTGCACCAACTACCGCTCACCCGCAGCCGGTTGGAGGAGGGCCGCCCGGTCCGCACGGCGGAGATCGCGTCGCTCACCACGTCCATGGGGTCAGGTTACGCCGGGGGAGCAGTGGTGAGCCGCCCGCGCATCAGTATGAGTCATTCACGCATTGAGACGCTCACTCGCCCTCCCTACGCTTGTCCTCATGACCGAGGACAACACACAGACCCTGACCATCGGTGACGTCGAAGTCGTCCGCGTCGTCGAGTGGGCGCGGCCCTACGCCCCCGCCCGCACGCTCGTCCCGGACCTGCCGCCCGGCGTCTGGGAGGAGCACCGCGAGACACTCGCCCCCGACCACTGGGACCCCGAGACCGACCGCGCCGTCGTGGCGCTCCAGACCTGGGTGGTGCGCAGCGCCGGGCGGACCGTGCTCGTGGACACCGGGGTCGGCAACGGGCGGGAACGGCCCGGAAATCCGCTGTTCCACATGAGCCGGGGCGACCTCCCGGGGCGGCTGGCGCGGGCCGGTGTACGGCCGGAGGACGTCGACGTCGTCGTCAACACACACATCCACGGCGACCACGTCGGCTGGAACACCCATGACGTGGACGGGAGTTGGGAGCCGCTGTTCCCCAACGCGCGCTACCTCCTCCCCGCCGCCGACGACTTCCACTTCGGGCCGGACAACAACTACGGCGGTGCGGTACGGCCCGACGACCGCCTGATCTACGAGGACAGCGTGGCGCCCGTGCACCGCGCCGGGCTGGCGACCCTGTGGGACGGCACGGACGGCACGGACGGCACATACCGCGTCGACGAGCACCTGACGTTGGAGTCCGCACCCGGGCACACCCCGGGTTCGTCCGTGCTCCGGGTCGCCTCCGGAGGTGAACGGGCCGTGTTCGTCGGGGACTTGCTGCACAGCCCCGTTCAGATTCCGCATCCGGAGTGCAGCAGTTGCTTCTGCCTCGATCCCCGACGGGCCGCGGACAGCCGTCGGCGCGTGCTCGAACGCGCTGCGGACGAGGGGGAGTTGGTGATCCCGGCCCACTTCGGCGGTACCGGTGTCGCAGAGGTGCGGCGAGTGGGCGACACGCTGACGCTCGCGAAGTAGGACGCGCGTCGACAAGGCCGTATCCGGCGCGGTACTGATGGGGCATGAGCGAAGTCGGCGAACAGGTGCGCGACGGACGTCTGGTCGGCGGTCGCTACCGGCTGCTCGAACGGATCGGCTCCGGCGGCATGGGCACCGTGTGGCGGGCGTTCGACGAACTCGTGGACCGTGAAGTCGCCGTCAAGCAGCCGCGGTTGCCCGGCGACCCGGAGGACGAGGAGTTCCAGCGCGCCGCCCACCGGCTCTACCGCGAGGCCCGCGCGGCCGCCCGGGTCGACCATCCCTCCGCCGTCGTCATCCACGACGTCGTCATGGAGATGGAAGAAGGACAGGGCGAACTCCCGTGGATCGTCATGGAGTTGGTGCGCGGCGAGTCCCTGCACGAACGGCTCAGGCGCGGCCCCCTCACCCCCGCCGACGCCGCCCGCATCGGCCGCGCCGTCCTCGGCGCCCTGTGCGCCGCCCACGCCGTCGGCATAGTGCACCGGGACGTGAAACCCGCCAACGTCCTCCTGGGCCCGCACGACCGCGTCGTCCTCACCGACTTCGGCATCGCCCACATCCAGGGCGAGGAATCCCTCACCGCCAGTGGGGAGTTCGTAGGGTCACTCGAATTCATCGCCCCCGAGCGCATGTCGGGCACGGGCGCAGGCCCGGCCTCCGACCTGTGGTCCCTGGGCGTCCTGCTGTACGCGGCCGTCGAGGGGGCATCTCCCTTCCGCCGTACGACCGTTGAGTCCACCCTCGGCGCGATCCTCGCCGGCGATCCGCCCGAGCCGACCCGCGCGGGGCCTCTCGGGCCGCTGATCCTGCGGATGCTGGAGCGGGAGCCCGAGGCGCGGCCGGGGGCGGAGGAGGTCGGCGCGGTCCTGGACGCGGTGGCCGAGGGGAAGGACGTACCGGAGCCGCCGATCGCCCTCCAGGACGCGGTGCCCGACGTGGAGCCCGTAGGCACCGCCACCGCCAACGAGGCTGTCCCGCAAGCCGAGTTGGAGCCCGCACCCGCACCCGCACCCGCACCCGCTCTCGCCCCCGCACCCGAGCCCAAGTCCCGCCGCCCCCGCCGCGCGCTTCTCGTCGCGCTCGGGGTGCTCCTCCTGGCAGGGCTGGTCTTCGGCACGTTCGTCGAGAGCGTCCTCGACAAGGACTCCTGGACAGCTCACCGGAGGGAGGGCATAGGTGCGGTCCTCTCCCTCCCGTCCCAGTACCGGCTGCTCCGGACGCAGACGGCGTCCGGCAGCCGTACCGTCACCTACGGCACCGGCGCCCTCCGCGTCAGCCTCACCGCATGGGACCAGGCCGTCGGCACGCCCCTCGCCGAAGCCCGGTCCTGGGCCGAGGCCACGTCCGACCCCCACTACACCCGCACCAGCTTCCGCGGAAACAAGGACGCGATCCTGGCCGACACCACCTACGACCAGTCCGGCGTCCCCACCCGCGCCCTGGCCCTGATCATCCGCACCGCGGACGGCCGTATGTACGAACTGCGCGTGGACATGCCCAAGGGCACCCCGGTGGAGAAGAAGGGCACCGCGCTCTTCAAGGGCGCTCGCGCCCGCCTCACTCTCACGGAAAAGTGATCCGGCGGCGGTCCGGTGGCGATCCGGGGGTGATCATCCCCGTACAACGCCCTGATCAGGGCATTCGTTGCCAGTGATCACTGGCGTGATGTGAGCACTGGGTGAATCCCGATTACCGACGGGTACCCAAACCTCCCCTCGCGGCATACCCTGCCGCACATGACGGACTCGCAGGCCCCGGAAAAGACCGGTACGGAAACGACGACCGGCACGAACCCCCTCGCGCCGGCCCCCACGGGCGCGCGTACCGCCGCCGATGTGGTCACCCCGGAGCTGGTCGCCCAGCTCACGAAGGGTGTGGTCGGCTCCGGCCGGACCGCCAACCACTCGCCGTTCACCGGCGAGAAGCTCGCCGATCTGCCCGAGTCCACCCCCGAGGACGTGGCGAAGGCCTTCGACACGGCCCGCGCCGCGCAGGCGCTGTGGGCGCAGACGCCGGTACGGCAGCGCGCGGCGGTCCTGCTCCGCTTCCACGACCTGGTCCTCGCCCGCCAGGCCGAGGTCCTCGACCTGATCCAGCTGGAGACCGGCAAGGCGCGGCTGCACGCGCACGAGGAGGTGCAGGCCGTCGCGGTAGCGGCCCGCCACTACGGCCGCAAGGCCCCCGCCTACCTCAAGCCGAAGCGGCACACCGGCGCGGTCCCGACCCTCACCAAGGTCACCGAACTCCGGCACCCGCGCGGGGTAGTTGGCCAGATCGCCCCCTGGAACTACCCGTTCGAACTCTCCGTCGGCGACGCGCTCCCGGCCTTCGCGGCGGGCAACGCGGTCGTCATGAAGCCCGACACCGAGACCTGCCTG
The nucleotide sequence above comes from Streptomyces sp. N50. Encoded proteins:
- a CDS encoding MBL fold metallo-hydrolase gives rise to the protein MTEDNTQTLTIGDVEVVRVVEWARPYAPARTLVPDLPPGVWEEHRETLAPDHWDPETDRAVVALQTWVVRSAGRTVLVDTGVGNGRERPGNPLFHMSRGDLPGRLARAGVRPEDVDVVVNTHIHGDHVGWNTHDVDGSWEPLFPNARYLLPAADDFHFGPDNNYGGAVRPDDRLIYEDSVAPVHRAGLATLWDGTDGTDGTYRVDEHLTLESAPGHTPGSSVLRVASGGERAVFVGDLLHSPVQIPHPECSSCFCLDPRRAADSRRRVLERAADEGELVIPAHFGGTGVAEVRRVGDTLTLAK
- a CDS encoding serine/threonine-protein kinase, giving the protein MSEVGEQVRDGRLVGGRYRLLERIGSGGMGTVWRAFDELVDREVAVKQPRLPGDPEDEEFQRAAHRLYREARAAARVDHPSAVVIHDVVMEMEEGQGELPWIVMELVRGESLHERLRRGPLTPADAARIGRAVLGALCAAHAVGIVHRDVKPANVLLGPHDRVVLTDFGIAHIQGEESLTASGEFVGSLEFIAPERMSGTGAGPASDLWSLGVLLYAAVEGASPFRRTTVESTLGAILAGDPPEPTRAGPLGPLILRMLEREPEARPGAEEVGAVLDAVAEGKDVPEPPIALQDAVPDVEPVGTATANEAVPQAELEPAPAPAPAPALAPAPEPKSRRPRRALLVALGVLLLAGLVFGTFVESVLDKDSWTAHRREGIGAVLSLPSQYRLLRTQTASGSRTVTYGTGALRVSLTAWDQAVGTPLAEARSWAEATSDPHYTRTSFRGNKDAILADTTYDQSGVPTRALALIIRTADGRMYELRVDMPKGTPVEKKGTALFKGARARLTLTEK